The genomic DNA TGGGTGTTAATTCACTGCTAATGAATAAAGTAATTATATTGTTAAGTTTAAACAACAAACGATGTATCGATAGTGACGTGTTAGTGCACAGCACCGATATATCGATCTTAAAATCACGGTAGAGTAAATGTTCAAGATGGTGGCAGAGAATTGGAGGTTTGATAGGCGCGGTTCCTTTTGTTCGTTACTTGGAAGAAGCAGGTGGCATCAGACCGTATAATAAACGGCGTCAGATACCTGCGAAAATATTCGATTTTCGTTTTACAGCtatcgatttttcaaaaatatatttcttatcGGTTTACACGTCAGCTGACACATGTTTATGTACAAGTCGAATACATGCATGTAACGTGCATGAAATTTCTCCTAATAAAGTTGGCAAAATAAATCAGTTATTTCGTTGAGAAATCCGACTCAATAAACAAAATTACTGTGGATATTATGGAAAAGTTAAAAGATAAGGGGTGGTGTGTATAGAACCTAATCTATTGTGATGCTTAACAGAACTCTGTAGATTTAAGTATctctttaaatttgaatatataaatacttaTGAATATTTGAATTAGGTACATTACAGATCATGGTTATACCGTTGCAAGTGATTCGGAAAATATTACTGATGTACAAAAGATCATTAAGCGATTATTGGATGTAAGTATAATTTATCATATAAATTTTAGTGAATAGAAATGATTATTTCTTTGTTTCCTATGTAGCTTGATTTAAGAGAGATTGGTAGTGGTCAAGGAGATATTAATGAGGGTAATATTGTGTTACAAATACAAAAATTACGTAATGTTGCTGCACCAAAAAGCAATGAGGAATCCCGTGCAGCTCCACGattgttgaaattatttttaacggatggtaaaaataattttcaagctGTAGAAGTTGaacacatttcatttttaaGGTAAGAAACAAATacttgtataatttttatttgtgtgattaacttaattatattttagcTTAAATACTCCTCCTGGCACAAAAATATTGCTTGGATCAGGAAGTCCACCTATGTCTCATGGAATTATCTTACTTAAACCATCACAGATAGTACAAGTGCTCGGAGGAAAAGTAACAAGCCTTGTAGAAAAATGGGAACTGAACAAAgtaagttaattaatttaattttaatgtatgTGAAATTAACATTATCTTTTTATAACAGAAATTAGCATTGCATACAAGAGTAAGGTCTACAGAAGAAGGTGGACCACCACCATGGATACCATTTGGCAAAAAGATTATAAAAGTCTCTGAACATGATAAGAATTTCAAAGCTTTagcagagaaagaaaaagctAGTAAAGAAAATGCTGAGTTTGAAGCTCAGCGTAAGGATGCTATAGCAGAAGCTGCTAAACAAGGTAGCAAAAAAGTGTTTGGTGGTGGAAATAAACAGGTACAAATTAACACTTGTTTAGAGCAATCacgattattttacaatttgttTAAACTATTATGATTATTTTACAGCTTTTAGATCATAGTGTACAAAAAATTGTAGACCAAGGCTTTTCTATAGAACAAGCAGAATATGCATTGAAAGTCAATCGAAATAATGTTGATAAAGCTTTGAAAAGTTTGCAGAAAGCAGAGAGTAAACAGAGGTATATCTGGTTTCTTTTATTTGAATGCATTCAATATTTACAATCTTCTTAACCTtatagttttaattattttagtacATTCAAAGAAGTCCGGGAACCACGTGAACCGCGAAATAAACGATTCGAGAAGAAATCTGAGGAAAGCAAACCAAGTAGTGGAAAAATATCCCTTTTTGATTTTCTTGAAGATAAATTACCTTTACAGTCTGAATCTGCAGAAACAAATAATCTATCTCAAAATAGTTATACACAAAATACAGAAAGTAATCACGAGAGAATTgagtttaaaaataatgaaatacaaagtGGAAAAAGTGGAAGGTATACATTTGCAATAGTAGgattttttgaataataatataattgaaataataactAAAATCATCTGTTTTAATAGAGCTCAAAAAGGAGGCCGAGGATATCAAGTACCTCCAAGACATTCGGACGAAAATCGGAGCagtaaaaaatcaaattttaccaATACTGTACCTCCCCAATTTTCTCAGTACAATGGAGGAAACCATTCTCAGCAAAATAAACCGCCAAGATTTCAACGAAACCAAGATACTCATAATCATTCTCAACAAGATACTGGAATAAAAACGTATCAAAAATCTCAATCAAATGATTTACGAACTTCCGGTTTACACACGCGTACAGATGGAGTAAATGTAAccaatagtaataattattataaagctCCGCAAGATCAACAGGGAAAAAATTTTGGTACCAGCAGGAATTATAATCATCATGATCCTGATGCCAGGAATAGGCAAACTTATGATGCTTCTTACGGTAGGCACAATCGAGCGCAAGAAGACGGAACGCATAGGACTTATCCTGCAAGTACAActgataaaaattacaaaaaccaACTGAACAGATTTCAACCGAATGACAATTCTGGTGGCAAAGGAACTATAGGGCCCAACAATCAAAGAGGTCAAAATCAGTATAATAGCAATCAAAATGCGAATATTCCTGTTGGCAGTACCTGGGTTTGGCGAGTAGGTGACAAATGTCTAGCCAAGTACTGGGAAGATAACAGGGTAAAGTAATATATCCATTTATGTGCATGGTAAAACATTATtgtatttgttttaattaatatttctaacatACAGTATTACACCGCAAAAGTAACTGGTGTATCAGACAGGACATGTGTTGTTCAATTCAAAGGATTTGAAAACTATGAAGAAGTGCTACAAGTGGACTGTTTACCTTTAACAAATGATGTACGTAAAGTGAGGTTAATTTTATCACGTATTTAATATTGTGTACATAAGTTAactattctatttcaattacacTAGCATCAAGTTGTTCAAGATTACGCGCTAGATCAAAAGCAGTTAGATCAACGATTTAACAACAGGCAACTACGTTATGATCAAACGCAAAATCACATAGCTGGTAAATTAACAAAACTTTTAAAAATAGATGTCTATTCTTTTCGTAAAAGAAATAAGGACCTAAAATTTTTATAGCAGGAATGGAATTTCGTAGAGGTGGAAATGGAGTTGTTCCTGCAAATAAATCTGGTAGTTATAATAAGAAACGTAATCAGCAACGAAGTACACAGCCCATTTATCAACCTCCAGCACAACGATGCCAGAGTTCTATGCCTATGAATACTCCAAATAGTACCTTACTTTAATGTACCATTAAAGTTTTTAGCAAAAGTACTGAACTTCACTAAATTTCTGATTGTAGTTGTGTTATTTTTGATCATTGACCTCATGAAAAAGAATTACATACTTTTTGTGTATGCTGGTTTAAATAATAGGTCAATAGTTTAAGACGCGACATGAATAAGTCCTGTGCCAcaaataattcataaattaaatatgtaatatgtgTATATCCTTTATTTCCTTACATACCGAAAGTGAAACTAATGGCTAAAAACGTTAATGTAaggtatttattatattacccagaacatcaagatatttatattgTAGACTAATTACatactaatattaaaaaaatgtgcaACATTTCGATATTTCATCCATTTTCGCTAAAACATTAACATTCAATCCAAATGCATAATGTAAAAATTGTGCTgtatattatttgtaattaatttgtaattgtaGATATTTAGAGTAAATTACAGTTGTGAgaaaaaatatgtttaaattgataatttgtgCCTTGAGAATGAACGCCATCTGCTCTTCGTTAGTATAGTCTGGATGCCGACCTTATAGCATcgtggggtgtcagggacccctttGCGACGGCACtccgtgtatgtatgtatattgacTTGATATacaggggtgttagggacctcGAAGCACCAGCGACTCTTTCTGCATTATCATCCGGGGTATTAGGGACCCCAAAGCGCAGGCGACATTGCAtatacctacatgaagctagccggaagaaataataacattggcttatttttaatttttcttagtgtatttcgtttgtaaatcgtttgtgattgattgtgagtctatttttaacgtttgtgacaaattagttcttttgtagttagcaattttatttcaatcatgatgtgagtcgaaactttttagtaattgtttataataaacagattttgtgataactgataactgtaattgattggaaatcgtttgtgatttacaaatatatcattttcattgtttgtgagtgaataatttcttaattatttataagtttgttttataataaataattgcagTGCGTATGCGTTACAGATCcagtcgtacccatcactacctcgaacaagtgagtttcacgatttgttcattattaggtcttatatttcgctagatccggtcgtacccatcactatctcgaataagtgagtttcacgatttgttcggttttaggtcttatatttcgctatttgcgaTGGGGTCCGTGATACCCCTGTGGCATAATATTGGGCTGCAGCGTCgccggtacctcggggtctcagataccccgaatgccgtagtgtcggtaagcaaagagcgTTCtcggtacttcggggtccctgacaccccggatgccaaaaggTCAATATGCAATCAGtatcaccggtgcttcggggtccctgacaccccggtggcataatACCGGCATGCAGCGTCACCgatacctcggggtctcagataccccgaatgccgtagtgtcggtaagcaaagagcatcaccggtacctcggggtctcagacaccccgaatggcgtagtgtcggtaagcgaaaagtgtcatcggtgctttggggtccctgatatcccggatgccaaaatgtcggtatgcaaacagtgtcaccgATGATTCGGGGTTCTTGAGACCTCAAGATGTTGTcatgtcggtatacagagatagtcactggtgcttcggggtccctggcaccccggacgctatattattattatctaaaGAAAGTCATCggcgtttcggggtccttaataccccattatgatatcaggtcggtacgtaGAAGGCgtcattggcgcagcggggtccctaacacccctggataatatcagatccgtatgaagagggcacaaccagtataatttttttccagagtttatttaatttacttcatttatttttttttgcgtaataaataagctcatcgaagggaaaTAACATTTGTGATTATATCCCacttctgggtctcagccgaggacgccatttattttactttttccagttatttatataattttatccctcattataggccaaggccatctcaatatcccttacattccttacattcctgcaacgcttaaatactctttttttttttttgtttttttaacgtggtggaaatcttcagaaagacaccttcagcccccctggggagggggcggaggtagtgtgggatttttacccactgaaaccaccacggtggcctgcactaggtcGGTAGGGAGGGTCTtttgaccctccgccatgtgccacACTCCGCCAatatcgggggccacacccgatgccggtaCTCCTTGGACCGCGTGCAGTGaaaaccggggccccagccccgaacccctacggaattcctttacatctcttcatcccttacatccctacattcttttcatccctacattccttacatcgcttcatcccttacatccctacattcttttcatccctacattcctttcatctctacattcttttcatccctatattccttacatctctgcatcccttataataaatatgttataaagactgcttcgagtaaaagtaagtaaaggtaagttttttttcaaaattctcgcgaaattctcgaaaaatagcgccccctagcagcaaaaattggaactaaaatttcgatgtcgcaTCAGCGCgctctggtggcaaaaaaaggaactaaagcttgctcgaTTTCTGGCCCTccagcggcaaaaatgtgaactaaaatttcgatgtcgaatcagcgccctctggtagcgaaaaaaggaactaaagcttgctcgctttctggccctctggcggcaaaaatgcgaactaaaatttcgatgccgaatcagcgccctctggtggcgaaaaaaggaactaaagcttgcttgatttttggccctctagcggcaaaaatgtgaactaaaactTCGATGTCGTgttagcgccctctggtggcgaaaaaaggaactaaatttgtataaaatcgcaggccttatagccgcaaaaatttcaactcaatttcagggaggtactgggatgtatggaatgcaggaatataagtgatacaaggatgtaaaggatacaggcttgtaaggggtgcagggatgtaagggatgttgggatataaagaaggcaggaatgtgaggaatgcagagatataGGGGATGTAGatatgtgaggaatgcagggatgtaagggaagcagagatgtaagggatgaagagatgtaatgaatgtagggatgaagagatgtaaggaatatagagatggaaagaatgtatggatataagagatgaagcgatgtaaggaatgtagggctGAAGAGATTGTAGGGATaagaagaatgtagggatgcaaagaatgtagggatgaaaagaatcttgggatgaaaagaatgcaaggatgtaagaCGAATCATCCTGCTATGTCTGAGACCCCGTAGTGAAAACAATGCATGTCTAGTCTGGTTCAtggttggatctgtagtcactgccaCCTATCATGATAcaagatatattaaaatttatatatggcGGTCGCGCCATgtcatttatatttacaaaatttattgatatatttcctaaatatatttcatttccaTCGAATTTCATGTATTAGAAAAGTGCTATTTATTGACCGTGGTGAGTGAaactattttactattttgtCACCTCGGTATTGGAAATGCCACCGCTATCGGGAGGTTTCGGTGAACAAATAGAGGTTAGCTTTTTGAATTTATACGCTTGTTTCATTGATACATTCCATTAATTACTTCTAATTTTAGGATTATGAGGTATTAAATTTACTTGGAAAAGGCGGCTTTGCTAGTGTCTATCGAGCGAAATGTCTTCGCAGCGGCATGGAAGTGGCGATCAAGAtggtaatttaaatttataggtTAACAAGTGACGCGTcattcaaaattgaatttaaaaaataattctagaTCGACAAGAAATTGATGCAAGCTGCTGGGATGGTGGGTAGAGTACGTCAAGAAGTCGCAATACATTCAAGACTAAAGCATCCAGCAGTACTTGAATTGTATACATTCTTTGAGGATGCTAATTATGTTTATTTGGTATTAGAGCTGTGTCATAATGGAGAGCTTCAACGTTTTCTTAAACTACAGGGTTCTCGTTCATTACCCGAAGAGCAAGGTATGATTCTAAACCAAGTTatactttcaattattttataagtttaCAGATATTTCATGAGGTTTCATTGTTATAGCTGCTCGTATAATTAGACAAGTAGTGCAAGGATTGTTATATTTGCATTCACACCAAATACTGCATAGAGATATGTCCTTGTCTAATTTGCTCTTAAGTAGAGATATGCAAGTGGTAAGGGAAACTATATATTATAGCTTTCTAATTTGATTGAATTGAGAATATTAAGTACAATTgagtattaatttatagaaaatagcAGATTTTGGTTTGGCTACTCAATTGACAAGGCCTGATGAGAAACACTTAACGATGTGCGGTACTCCTAATTATATATCGCCCGAGGTTTgttaagtaattttttaaaatagtttaTATAGGAAAAAAGTGCAGGCACTTCCAAAATATTCGTTCATGTATTCTTGTAGATAGCAACGAGATCATCGCATGGTTTAGAAGCAGATGTATGGAGTTTAGGGTGTATGCTATATACTTTATTAGTTGGCAAACCACCATTTGATACAGACGCTGTTAAAAGTACGTTGACACGTGTTGTGATGGCTGATTATGTAATGCCAGCTCATTTATCAGATAATGCTAAGGATCTTATTGATaaattgttaaagaaaaatCCAAAAGATAGAATTCGCTTACGCGATATTCCGAAACATCCgtttataactaatttagaaagaaataaattacataGTGTGAGTAATatctgtataaatataaattaaacataattttactcttaaattatattaaatgtttatattaaTAGGAGAAAAATGGTATGAGTAAAGGGCTATTCGGGGATGGTATGCTTGATTCAGGAGTTGGAAGAACTTTGTCTTCCTACGGGAGACCGAGAATGCGTTCTAAATCGGAAGAAAGAACGTCAACGATGCCGATGATGTCCAACGGTCTAGGACCAATGTTTAGTGCAAGAAGCGAAGCTTTATCTGAACCTATTACAAAAACAAATTTATACAAAGTAAATTGCATCGATTACCGCGCAAAAGAAAATTCGATGTTAGCTGGGATACCACCACCTCCTCAAAGTAGGGTATGTTCGCAGAATGAGCATTATAGCAATTGTGATGTATATGAGGAGATTGAAAAACAGAAGAAtgataaatataaaagaaaggagaaagctGAGAACTGTTTTGAAAATACCGAAGATGGGGGAAAATTGCAAGTTCCACCTTTGTGTTCAGAAAGACTACAACCTACTAGGCATAGAACAAAAAATGCGATCCTTACTATTTTAGATAACGGAGAAGTGTGCATTGAATTTATCAAACGTCGAAATGGCGTGGTAtgtataaagttaaataaaaaccAGAGATCATTGTAATGTGATTGTTATATTACAGGAAAAAATAAGCGAAGTATGCCGTATATCGAGTGACGGTTTAAGAGTTATCCTTTATAAACCCATCGTTTCAACGGAAGTGGGT from Osmia lignaria lignaria isolate PbOS001 chromosome 15, iyOsmLign1, whole genome shotgun sequence includes the following:
- the Tdrd3 gene encoding tudor domain containing 3 isoform X4, with the protein product MEKLKDKGWYITDHGYTVASDSENITDVQKIIKRLLDLDLREIGSGQGDINEGNIVLQIQKLRNVAAPKSNEESRAAPRLLKLFLTDGKNNFQAVEVEHISFLSLNTPPGTKILLGSGSPPMSHGIILLKPSQIVQVLGGKVTSLVEKWELNKKLALHTRVRSTEEGGPPPWIPFGKKIIKVSEHDKNFKALAEKEKASKENAEFEAQRKDAIAEAAKQGSKKVFGGGNKQLLDHSVQKIVDQGFSIEQAEYALKVNRNNVDKALKSLQKAESKQSTFKEVREPREPRNKRFEKKSEESKPSSGKISLFDFLEDKLPLQSESAETNNLSQNSYTQNTESNHERIEFKNNEIQSGKSGRAQKGGRGYQVPPRHSDENRSSKKSNFTNTVPPQFSQYNGGNHSQQNKPPRFQRNQDTHNHSQQDTGIKTYQKSQSNDLRTSGLHTRTDGVNVTNSNNYYKAPQDQQGKNFGTSRNYNHHDPDARNRQTYDASYGRHNRAQEDGTHRTYPASTTDKNYKNQLNRFQPNDNSGGKGTIGPNNQRGQNQYNSNQNANIPVGSTWVWRVGDKCLAKYWEDNRYYTAKVTGVSDRTCVVQFKGFENYEEVLQVDCLPLTNDHQVVQDYALDQKQLDQRFNNRQLRYDQTQNHIAAGMEFRRGGNGVVPANKSGSYNKKRNQQRSTQPIYQPPAQRCQSSMPMNTPNSTLL
- the Tdrd3 gene encoding tudor domain containing 3 isoform X5, producing the protein MEKLKDKGWYITDHGYTVASDSENITDVQKIIKRLLDLDLREIGSGQGDINEGNIVLQIQKLRNVAAPKSNEESRAAPRLLKLFLTDGKNNFQAVEVEHISFLSLNTPPGTKILLGSGSPPMSHGIILLKPSQIVQVLGGKVTSLVEKWELNKKLALHTRVRSTEEGGPPPWIPFGKKIIKVSEHDKNFKALAEKEKASKENAEFEAQRKDAIAEAAKQGSKKVFGGGNKQLLDHSVQKIVDQGFSIEQAEYALKVNRNNVDKALKSLQKAESKQSTFKEVREPREPRNKRFEKKSEESKPSSGKISLFDFLEDKLPLQSESAETNNLSQNSYTQNTESNHERIEFKNNEIQSGKSGRAQKGGRGYQVPPRHSDENRSSKKSNFTNTVPPQFSQYNGGNHSQQNKPPRFQRNQDTHNHSQQDTGIKTYQKSQSNDLRTSGLHTRTDGVNVTNSNNYYKAPQDQQGKNFGTSRNYNHHDPDARNRQTYDASYGRHNRAQEDGTHRTYPASTTDKNYKNQLNRFQPNDNSGGKGTIGPNNQRGQNQYNSNQNANIPVGSTWVWRVGDKCLAKYWEDNRYYTAKVTGVSDRTCVVQFKGFENYEEVLQVDCLPLTNDHQVVQDYALDQKQLDQRFNNRQLRYDQTQNHIAGMEFRRGGNGVVPANKSGSYNKKRNQQRSTQPIYQPPAQRCQSSMPMNTPNSTLL
- the SAK gene encoding polo like kinase SAK, which encodes MPPLSGGFGEQIEDYEVLNLLGKGGFASVYRAKCLRSGMEVAIKMIDKKLMQAAGMVGRVRQEVAIHSRLKHPAVLELYTFFEDANYVYLVLELCHNGELQRFLKLQGSRSLPEEQAARIIRQVVQGLLYLHSHQILHRDMSLSNLLLSRDMQVKIADFGLATQLTRPDEKHLTMCGTPNYISPEIATRSSHGLEADVWSLGCMLYTLLVGKPPFDTDAVKSTLTRVVMADYVMPAHLSDNAKDLIDKLLKKNPKDRIRLRDIPKHPFITNLERNKLHSEKNGMSKGLFGDGMLDSGVGRTLSSYGRPRMRSKSEERTSTMPMMSNGLGPMFSARSEALSEPITKTNLYKVNCIDYRAKENSMLAGIPPPPQSRVCSQNEHYSNCDVYEEIEKQKNDKYKRKEKAENCFENTEDGGKLQVPPLCSERLQPTRHRTKNAILTILDNGEVCIEFIKRRNGVEKISEVCRISSDGLRVILYKPIVSTEVGNQPPPLPSRGADSIYSYENLPIRHHRKYVYASRFIKLVRAKTPKLTLYTQRSKCLFMENGPHPDCEVHFYNGVKVVRVDGNVKITERSDGSTYTESEFPSHYDEYYEHYSECYQRCLLLESTLTSLEAATGHTCFPVIIGRRPSTALNDSPCSQGKENVSQTTNSTPVMPSFDASSVISTVASRSRKLNSIRNLNNTNKIAIPGIGTATQLSSGDIRVDYKDGTALTVSPQTYGGGIVYESNNGMVTRYNQHYQQNSEVPHIVKEKLRHLPVVIKYIVQPKHKNIR
- the Tdrd3 gene encoding tudor domain containing 3 isoform X1 — its product is MADEMQVGRCVHSTPSNLSEVLQDFLGAKDSTYFQTPHVYITDHGYTVASDSENITDVQKIIKRLLDLDLREIGSGQGDINEGNIVLQIQKLRNVAAPKSNEESRAAPRLLKLFLTDGKNNFQAVEVEHISFLSLNTPPGTKILLGSGSPPMSHGIILLKPSQIVQVLGGKVTSLVEKWELNKKLALHTRVRSTEEGGPPPWIPFGKKIIKVSEHDKNFKALAEKEKASKENAEFEAQRKDAIAEAAKQGSKKVFGGGNKQLLDHSVQKIVDQGFSIEQAEYALKVNRNNVDKALKSLQKAESKQSTFKEVREPREPRNKRFEKKSEESKPSSGKISLFDFLEDKLPLQSESAETNNLSQNSYTQNTESNHERIEFKNNEIQSGKSGRAQKGGRGYQVPPRHSDENRSSKKSNFTNTVPPQFSQYNGGNHSQQNKPPRFQRNQDTHNHSQQDTGIKTYQKSQSNDLRTSGLHTRTDGVNVTNSNNYYKAPQDQQGKNFGTSRNYNHHDPDARNRQTYDASYGRHNRAQEDGTHRTYPASTTDKNYKNQLNRFQPNDNSGGKGTIGPNNQRGQNQYNSNQNANIPVGSTWVWRVGDKCLAKYWEDNRYYTAKVTGVSDRTCVVQFKGFENYEEVLQVDCLPLTNDHQVVQDYALDQKQLDQRFNNRQLRYDQTQNHIAAGMEFRRGGNGVVPANKSGSYNKKRNQQRSTQPIYQPPAQRCQSSMPMNTPNSTLL
- the Tdrd3 gene encoding tudor domain containing 3 isoform X2; protein product: MADEMQVGRCVHSTPSNLSEVLQDFLGAKDSTYFQTPHVYITDHGYTVASDSENITDVQKIIKRLLDLDLREIGSGQGDINEGNIVLQIQKLRNVAAPKSNEESRAAPRLLKLFLTDGKNNFQAVEVEHISFLSLNTPPGTKILLGSGSPPMSHGIILLKPSQIVQVLGGKVTSLVEKWELNKKLALHTRVRSTEEGGPPPWIPFGKKIIKVSEHDKNFKALAEKEKASKENAEFEAQRKDAIAEAAKQGSKKVFGGGNKQLLDHSVQKIVDQGFSIEQAEYALKVNRNNVDKALKSLQKAESKQSTFKEVREPREPRNKRFEKKSEESKPSSGKISLFDFLEDKLPLQSESAETNNLSQNSYTQNTESNHERIEFKNNEIQSGKSGRAQKGGRGYQVPPRHSDENRSSKKSNFTNTVPPQFSQYNGGNHSQQNKPPRFQRNQDTHNHSQQDTGIKTYQKSQSNDLRTSGLHTRTDGVNVTNSNNYYKAPQDQQGKNFGTSRNYNHHDPDARNRQTYDASYGRHNRAQEDGTHRTYPASTTDKNYKNQLNRFQPNDNSGGKGTIGPNNQRGQNQYNSNQNANIPVGSTWVWRVGDKCLAKYWEDNRYYTAKVTGVSDRTCVVQFKGFENYEEVLQVDCLPLTNDHQVVQDYALDQKQLDQRFNNRQLRYDQTQNHIAGMEFRRGGNGVVPANKSGSYNKKRNQQRSTQPIYQPPAQRCQSSMPMNTPNSTLL
- the Tdrd3 gene encoding tudor domain containing 3 isoform X3: MVNPSSRRGELPKVGYITDHGYTVASDSENITDVQKIIKRLLDLDLREIGSGQGDINEGNIVLQIQKLRNVAAPKSNEESRAAPRLLKLFLTDGKNNFQAVEVEHISFLSLNTPPGTKILLGSGSPPMSHGIILLKPSQIVQVLGGKVTSLVEKWELNKKLALHTRVRSTEEGGPPPWIPFGKKIIKVSEHDKNFKALAEKEKASKENAEFEAQRKDAIAEAAKQGSKKVFGGGNKQLLDHSVQKIVDQGFSIEQAEYALKVNRNNVDKALKSLQKAESKQSTFKEVREPREPRNKRFEKKSEESKPSSGKISLFDFLEDKLPLQSESAETNNLSQNSYTQNTESNHERIEFKNNEIQSGKSGRAQKGGRGYQVPPRHSDENRSSKKSNFTNTVPPQFSQYNGGNHSQQNKPPRFQRNQDTHNHSQQDTGIKTYQKSQSNDLRTSGLHTRTDGVNVTNSNNYYKAPQDQQGKNFGTSRNYNHHDPDARNRQTYDASYGRHNRAQEDGTHRTYPASTTDKNYKNQLNRFQPNDNSGGKGTIGPNNQRGQNQYNSNQNANIPVGSTWVWRVGDKCLAKYWEDNRYYTAKVTGVSDRTCVVQFKGFENYEEVLQVDCLPLTNDHQVVQDYALDQKQLDQRFNNRQLRYDQTQNHIAAGMEFRRGGNGVVPANKSGSYNKKRNQQRSTQPIYQPPAQRCQSSMPMNTPNSTLL